The nucleotide sequence TCGGGCAGCACGATGTGCTTCTTCGCCGCCCGCGCGCGCTCGATCAGGTCGTACTCGAACATGAGCGGGGTGACGACGTCGTGCCGGGAGACGTTGAGGCGCGCGAGGAGCGCTCCCGCATCCACGTGCCGTTCGAAGAGGGCGAGCGCGGTGTCGTATTTGCGCTGCGAGTCGGCGGCGAGCCGGCCGCGCGCGTGCGTGATCCGCACCACTGTGTCGTAGGTGTCGAGCCCGGTCCGCACGATCGGCAGCGGCGACCGAAGGCCGGCGAGCAGCCGCTGGATGGGCTCCGGCAGGTCGAACCCGCCGTTGAGGACGATGCCCGCGATCGACGGGAAGGTGCCGGACGCGTTCGCCATCAGCACGGCCAGCAGCACCTCGGTGCGGTCGCCCGGCACGACGACGACCGCGCCGTCGACCAGGCGCGGGAGGACGTTGTTCATCGACATCCCGGCGACGACCACGCCCAGCGCCTCGCGGGTGAGCAGCGCCTCTTCGCCGGCGATCAGGGTCGCACCGGTCTCCTCCATGATGGAGCGGATGCTCGGCGCCACCAGGAACGGGTCTTCCGGGATGGCCCACACCGGCGGGCGGTCCGCACTGCCGGCCGCGACCGCCGCCGCACCGACGACCGACCCGACCGCGGCGACGATCTCATCCAGCATCCCGTCGTCCGCCCGGTTCGCGATGACCGCGAGCAGTCCGGCGTGCTCCGTCCGCAGCTCGGCGACGGCGATCTCCGCCAGCTGGCGGAGCTCCTCAGGCGAGCGCGGGTCGGCCTGCCCGAGACGCTCCCCGAAACCCTGGCCGATGCGGCCCCCGAGCACCAGCAGCACCGGTGCGCCCAGGTTCGCGGCGATCCGGGCGTTGTACCCGAGCTCGGTCGGGCTGCCGACGTCCGTGTAGTCGGAGCCGAGGATCACCACGGTGTCGCACTGCGCCTCCACCGCGCGGAAGCGCTGCACGATCTCGGCGAGGGCCGCATCCGCGTCGGCATGGACATCGTCGTAGGTCACGCCGAGCGCATCCTCGTACGAGATGTCGGCCGTGATCCGCTGGAGCAGAAGCTCGAGCACGTAGTCGCGTTCGTCGGTCGACCGCGCGATCGGTCGGAACACGCCCACCCGCTCGACCGAGTGACGCAGGGACTCGAGCACCCCGAGGGCCACGGTGGACTTGCCGGTGTGCCCTTCGGCGGAGGTGATGTAGATGGAGCGCGCCACGTCAGCCGATCCGCTCGATCGCCGGGATGCCGTAACGGCCGTCCAGCACCTCGTCACCCGGCAGGTACAGGCGGAGGATCGGGCGGAAACGTCCGGTCGGTGCGGGCAGCCAGTTGGCGGCCGCCTTCTCGTCGGTCGGTCGGGTGGCGCTCATCGTGATGGTCAGTCCTCCGTCGTCGTCGTACACGAGCCCGCGGGTCCTGTCGCCGACCGAGTAGCGGTCGATCGGGTTGGCGACGAGGTAGTAGTGCGGGAGGTCGTACATGGTCAGCGACCAGAAGGCGCCCACCGGCGGCGTGGGGTTCAGCCGCAGGCGGTAGACGTGCTCGCCGCTGAGCGGCTCGCCGTCGGCGTCCTCGTAGGTCATGATGTAGGCCGCTTCATAGGCGTGGTTTCCCCACAGCCCGCCGAGCGCCGCCGCAGCGCGGTGCGCGTACCGGGTGCGCGGGTCGTTCAGCTTCCACTCGGGCGCGTCGATGGCCCCCAGCTCGAAGAAGTCGAGGTTGTAGTCGAAGACGTGGAGGTTGACCGCCCAGTGGTCGGTCAGCGTCCCGGAGGTGCGCAGTGCCGACTCCAGTGCGTCCTTGCCGAGGGCGTAGCCGGCGGTGAGCGCCTGGCGCACCCCCTCCGGCTGTTCGGCGATCGTGTACGGGCTCACCAGCCCGAGCGGCGCGTACGACTCGAGCGCGGGCCGATCGCGCAGCGCCGGCGGGAAGGCCTGCGACCACACCCGCAGCTTCTCGAAGAAGTCGAGCGCCTCGCCCTGGCCACCGTCCACCGAGGGGACGCCCTGCGGCGGGACGAGGGTCTGGTGGAGCGGAGTCAACGTCAGTGCGTCCTGCAGCGCGTGGACGGCAGGGAGGTCGTCGGCGCCGTCGACCGCCCACCGTCCGACGATCGTCGCAACGCGTGTGGGGAAGCGGATGGCCGGGAGTCCGGAGGTGTCGGGCGCGGCCTCGTCGTCGGGCGGCAGCAGCAGGAACTCGCCACCCTCTCCCCCGGTGGCCCGCGTGCCGATGTAGGCGAAATTGTTGGTCCAGGCGTCCACGAACTGCAGGACGAAATAGCGGTCACCGGCAGCGGGGACGCTGAGCCTCACCGGACCGACCCCCAGATCGACCTGGGCGATCGAGTACACGGTGTCGTTGTTGATCGACACGAATGTGTCGTCGAGTCCGGCCAGCTCGCGCGCGTGCCCGAACGAGTTGTAGGGAGTCGGGGGAACCGACCCGATGCCTTCCTCCGTGAACCGGACGACCTGCTCCAGGTCGAACACGAGCGGGAAGCCCACCACGTACGCCTCGGTCGACAGCTCGGTCAGCTGATCGGTCACTGCGGCACCCGTCCCTCCATCGCTCCACGGAAGACACGGACCATTCTACAGGGCGTAGAAGGTCCGGCACTGGTGGCCACAATATACGCGGCGGCGGTGACACGCGGCTGGACATGAAAAGACTCCCCACGCACCCGCCAGAGCCCGGTTACCCTTGCTGCGTTTCCGCCCTGGGGGAGTTGGCCTGGATGGCGCCACGTGGGGAGCCATCAACGATTGTAGCGGCTACGGATGGGAGCCGTGTGCGCGAGGCCCTCCGGCATTCGGGTAAGATACTGGGAGCCGCCGGCCGCGACAGCGGAAGGCGACGACCAGGAGAATTCGCCTAGTGGCCTATGGCGCACGCTTGGAAAGCGTGTTGGGTGCAAGCCCTCGGGGGTTCGAATCCCCCATTCTCCGCCAATTGGGATGCGCCACCTGGTGCGCGCGCAGCGTCCTCCGGGTTCGGGAATTCTCGGGCAGGATCGAGGCATGAACGGGGAACTGGCAGCCCTTGTTGCGCTGTGCCTGCATGGCAACGACTGGCTGTCCAGGAGCGCCGAGCCCGCACCCGCGTTGGATGCATCGAATTCGGCCTTCCGATTTGTGAGCTCGTGGCGGTCGCAGTGCTCGGAGCGCGGCCTGTTCCGCCACCGTTCATGGGAGGGCGACGGCGTCGCCGCTTGGCTCCAGCATGTCAAGGAAGGCGGAAGCCAGCGGCTCACACTGCTCATTGGAGACGGCGCCGCGTCCAGTGGGCTTCCAGGCCACATAGAGGCATCGTTCGCGAACGGCGGTCGCTGGGCGATATGCACCGACGGCCCTCGGCCGCGGATCTGGTTCTGCGCATGGTCTGTTCGAGACCGGGCAGACCCGAACAATCGAATCTGGGCCGTCGAGATGACCAGCCGGGACCTGCCCGCAGCGATGGAACCGGTCGTTGATCTGGGCTCCGCGCGCACTGACCTCCGGACTGCACTGCAGGCCATCGAGCGTTTTGCACAATCGACAGATCTCCGCTCCTGGGCGGGATGGTTTGCTCAGGCACTCGGACTCCTCGACACGAGCGAACCAGCGATCCCGTACAACCCCGACCTCGCCCCGTCGACTGCTCCCACAGAGAACCGGCAGCTTCTGGCCGCCGCAGTTCAAGCATGGGTCTTCGGAGGCATGGGGTCCTGGAATGACCTGGTCTTCCAAGACGAGGCCCAGCAAAGCGCATATCTCGACGTGACGCGAAGGCTCTACGCAGCAGTCCTCACCGCCATCGCGACCGCGGCCAACACCGCCGCCTGAACCACGTCACCCGGGACGGCGCTATCTCCACCCGCGGCGCAAATTCGTGAAGATGAGCCGTAGCGCGTCTTCGGGCGCTGGCTCGCGCGCGGCGATGTCGGGGCTCTCGAGGATGAAGCGCGCGAGGGAGCGGAGGCTTGCACCGTCGGGCTCATGCCACTCCGCGGCGAGCTCAGAGACCAGTGCATCTTCGCAGTCGGTCCATTTCTGCCGGACGTAGGCGCGGAGCTGCGGCGTCGAGAAGATCAGATCGAGGAGCTCCCGGGAACGCGGGTCACCGTCGTCGAACGGGACTCGGCTTTCCATGAACGATTCGATGGCGCTCAGTGGGTCCGTCCCGGCGGGGCGATCGCGTATGGCCTGCACCAGCGCGGCCGCGCGGTCCTCCTCCTGCTCGAAGACCAGGCCGACCTTGCCCGCCGGGTAATACGTGAAAAGCGTCGTCAACGCGACATTCGCCTCATCGGCGATCTCAGCGACGGTCACATCATCGAATCCGCGTTCCACGAACAACCGGACGGCGGCGCGGTGAAGGGCGCGACGGGTCTGCGCCCTCTTCCGCTCGCGAAGTCCCGTACCGGCTGCCACGAGACGAGCGTACTGCATCGAGGCAGCAGTTTCAATTATGGTATTACTAGTTTTCTGTAGTCACTACAGAAAATGACGTTCCGCATCGGACGAACACCAAAGGAGAAGCGATGAACACGACAGCGATCGTCGGCGCACGGATTTTCGACGGCGAGGAGGTGCTCCCCGCTGCGTCGGTTGTGATCGAAGGAACCAGGATCCGGTCGATCGGCGACGACATCCCCGACGGGGCGTACGTCGTGGACGGCCGCGGCGGGACAGTGATCCCCGGCCTGATCGACTCACACGTCCACACGTCCCTGGAGGGGCTCGAGCTGGCCCTCACCTTCGGGGTGACGACCGAACTGGAGATGCAGGGGATGTTCACCCGGGACAGACGGAGCCAGGTCACCGATGACGATCGGGTCGCAGATGTACGTTCTGCGGGATTCGGCATCACCCCGCCCGGCGGACATCCCAGCGAACTGATGGGCGGTGACGGCCACGACGACGACGGCGACGAGGCTCCGTGGGAGGCGGATGATGCCGACGCGGACCAGTGGGCCGACATCGTCATGCCGTTCGCCACGACGCCCGAGGAGGCCGTGGCGTTCATCCCACGGCTCCAGGCCACCGGATCCGACTACATCAAGTTCATGATCGACGACGGGACTGTCGAAGGCGCCCCCGGCCTCCCCTTGCTCGATGACGCGACGATCGCGGCCGGCGTCGAAGAAGCCCACCGCCGCGGCCTCCTGACCGTCGCCCACACACTCACCGTGGACGCGACCGCCTCGGCGATCACGGGTGGCATCGACGGACTCGTCCACCTCTTCATGGACCGCCCCCACACGTCGCAGATCATCGACACCATCGCAGCATCCGGGGCATTCGTCGTACCCTGCGTCGTCCTGAACGCTTCCATGATGGGGATTTCCGCGGCCGAGTTCGCCGAGGATCCGCGCGTCCGCTCCAAGCTCGACGACGCCTGGATCTCCACCCTGCAGAGCAGCTACAACCGGTACCCGCAGGGCGACCTCGACGACGTTCTCGCATCCGTTCGCGCGCTCCACGCAGCCGGCGTCGACATCCTCGTCGGTACGGACGTTTCGTTCCCGCTGCCCACGCTCGGCGGGATGGCCCATGGGGCCAGCGTCCACCACGAACTCCAGCTCCTCGTCCGCGCCGGTCTGACGCCCACGGAAACACTGCGCGCCGCCACAGCGGTCCCCGCGCGACGGTTCGGCCTCGACGACCGTGGACGGATCCGGGAGTCGCTGCGGGCCGACCTCGTGCTCGTGGACGGCGACCCGACGACGCGGATCGCCGACACCCTCAACATCCGCCAGGTCTGGCGGCGCGGAAGCGCTCTCTTCGCCGACGAGTGACCGCGACGCTAGAGCAGCGCCGAGATACCCGTCGCCACACTGTAGATCGCAAGGCCCGCGAGCGCGCCCACGACCGTGCCGTTGATGCGGATGAACTGCAGGTCGCGGCCGACCTGGGTCTCGATCTTGTCGGTGGTCTCGGCCGCATCCCACGATTGGACCGTCTCGGTGATGACGTGCGAGATGTCGCTGCGGTAGTTCGTCACCAGGTGCAGGGCGGCGTCGGTCAGCCGGGTGTTGAGGGATGCCCGCATGTCGTCGTCGGCCAGGACGCGCCGCGCCACGTCGGCGACGAAGGCCTCCGCGCGGCGGCGCAGGTCGCTGTCCTCCTCCGAGAGCGCATCCAGCGCGGCCGTGCGTGCGGCTGACCAGGTGGATGCGGCGAGCTCGCGGATCCGCGGGTCGTCGAACGCGCGACCCTTCGCCGCCTCCAGGCGTTCGATGGTCGCCTCGTCGTGCTGCAGCCGGTCGGTCAGCTGGGCGAGGTAGTCGTCGAGCGAGCGACGGAGGCGGTGGTCCGGGTCGTCCCGCATCTCGCGGACGAACCGGCGCGCCTCCGCATGGAGACGCTCGTCGATCACACGATCCACGAACGACGGCAGCCACGACGGGAGACGCCGCGAGACCACCGGGCCGAACGCTTCCGGATTCGCCGCGAGCCACTCATCCAGCCGGTCCAGCAGCAGGTCGACCGCCTCATGGTGGCCGCCCGAACTGAGCACACGCTCCCCGAGCCGTCCGAGCGGCGGACCCCACTCCGGCGCGACGACGTGCGTGCGCACGACCGCCTCGATCGCTTCCCGCATCCGATCGTCGTCGAGCAGCGCGGCCAGCCCGGTCATGCCACGGAAGGACTCCGCCACCACGCGGCGCGAGTTCTGCGGCTCGGAGAGCCAGTCGGCGACCGCCCCGGCGAGGTCGATGCCCCGAAGCTTGCCGGCGACGACCTCGTCGGAGAGGAAGTTGGTCTCGACGAAATCCCCGAGGGTCGCCCCGATCTCGTCCTTACGGGTCGGGATGATCGCCGTGTGCGGGATGCGGAGCCCGAGCGGATGCCGGAACAGGGCGGTCACGGCGAACCAGTCCGCGAGCGCCCCCACCATCGCCCCCTCGGCGGCGGCGCGCACGAACCCGAGCCACGGGTAGCGGTCCTGCAGTGCGAAGGCGACGGCGAACACCACGGCGGCCACGGCGAGCAGGCTCGTCGCGAGGGCCTTCATCCGCCGCAGGGCGAGTCGGCGTTCGGCGTCGGTCGGGAGGGTTGCGGTCACGTTGTGGATGCTACTCACGCCCGGCGAGAGCGCACGGTGAGCGTCGGATGCCGCTCGTCGCGGGAAATTGGGGAGCGCGCATCCCGCCGCGGGGTCGTAGAGTTCCGCCATGTCGGCGACCTCCCTGCCCTCCTCCGGCGAACCTCCCCTCACCGGCCCGAAGACCTGCGACGCGAGCGGGATGATCGAGATCCATCGGCTGTTCCGCCACTCCTTCGCCGAGGCTCCCGGCCTGGTCGAGGGTGTGGCCGACGGCGACACCGCGCACGCGGACGTCGTCGCCTCACAGCTCGACCTCCTCTCGGTCTCACTCCACGGCCACCACGAGGGAGAGGACGCCCGGCTGTGGCCGGTGATCGACGAGAGACGTCCCTCCTGCGCCCTGCACGTCGAGCGGATGAAACAGCAGCACGCCGCGATGCTCGTCCACCTTCAGGAGCTGGATCGCGCGGTCCCCGCATGGAGGGCGGCGCCCAGCGCGACGACGGCCGCTCCGGTGCAGGCGGCGCTGACGGGCATCAACGCCGCACTGGAGGAGCACCTCCCCGACGAGGAGGCGAACATCGTTCCGGTGATGGAGTACACGCTCACCAAGCCCGAGGTCGAGTGGTTCGCGAAGCACGGACGCGCCAGCACGCCCAAGGGTCAGACCTGGAACATGCTGGGTGCGATCCTCGCTGCGCAGCCGGACGGCGGCAAGGAATGGCTCGGGAAGAACCTCCCCGCACCGGTCGCCCTGGCCTGGCGGTGGGTCGGCTCGCGCAAGTACGCGCGGTACCGCGCCGCTCTCGAGGGGCGGGTGACGCCCGCGGCCTGACCGCTCACCGCTCCGCGTCCGGCGTCTCAGCCGTCGTACGCCTCCTGGAGCACCGAGATCAGGTGCTGCAGCTTGATCGCATTGATGCGGGACTGCCGGAACTGGCCCTCCTTCGGCGTGCGGTGGAAAGCCCACACCGGCAGCGTGGGGATGGTGCCGTCCGGATCGGCACTCGTGGACATGTCCCGGCGGCGGAACTTCCGGAACGACTCGGCGACCATGTTCCATCGCATGTAGGTGAGACCGTCGAGGTCGAGCGGGGTCGGCGTGGCCGCCGCGATCTCCGGCGCCGCCACGACGTCGGCCTTGTTCTGCCGCCAGAACGCGTCCACCAGCATGAGCGACAGGACGAAGAACCGGGTGGTGGGAACCACGGTGAATCGGTCCGTGGTCCCCGGAACGCGGCTCACCGTCAGCTGGGAATCGATCTCCGCCGATACATCCCGTGGCAGCCTCCCCGCCGAGACGTGCTGTGCGACCGCAGCGCGCAGGATCGCGTCGTGCTGCGTACCGGTGCCCGGCCTGTCGTCGATCTCGTTGTCGCGGTTCGGCTGCTTGGGTTTCAGCAGGATGTAGTGATCGATTCCCATGTTGACGAAGTAGCAGCGCGAGCGCCAGATCGAGCGGGCGTCCGCCGGGCTCGTCGCGACGACCTCGCCGGCGACCTGCGGCTGCCCGAGGCCCTCCTTCACCCAGAGGGCCATCAGCGTCCACGGCTCGACCGACTGCAAGGGGTTCTCCGCCCACGCCCGATACGCCTGCTCGAACCGGTCGTCGGTGGAGTTCGCGGCGTACGGATTGCGCTCCGCGTCCACACCGGTCTCGGCGGCGATCCTCCGCCGGGACGTCGAGGTCCGGCTGGTCGGTCTGCCGGCGTCACGACGGGCCTGCGCGGCGTGGGTGCGGGCGAACGCGATGCCGCGCTGCAGCACGGCGGCCCGCGCCGCGGGGTCGGTCGCCGCGATGAACGCAGGCTTGATGATCCGGAACCGGTCGTCGACGACCGGCGTCGGCGTGGGTTGCGGCTGCGGGTTCGGATGGGGCTGCGGCTTCTTCTTGCCCTTCTTCGCGACGTGGTGGGCGAGGACGACCTGCTTCGCCGCCAGGCCCGCTGCCCCCGGGAGGTACGTCCACAGGTTCCAGGTGCCGCGGACGTCCACATGGAGGTAGTTGCCGCCGATGCCGAGCGCGAGGTCGTCGTCGACAGCGTCGATCGCCGCCTGCGCCAGCTGGGTGCCCGTCAGTCCGACCACGCGGATGTCCGCGGCCTGGCCCGAGGCGTGCCGGGTGTTCTTCGGATGGCCGCCGCGCGCCTCCGCGACGGCCAGCGCCTGGGCCCACCGCCGGTAGCCGGAGTCGACGTACACCGGGCGCCCCAGGCGCGAGCGGATGGCCTGGAGCACGCGGACCAGTTCGGGCGAGATGCGCGAGTACGGCGACGCCGTTCCTCCGCTCGACGCCAGCTCGCGGACGACGAAGTTGCTCGCCAACTTCTGCCGGTGGGTCGACGGCGGCGTCGCCACCAGTGGGACGC is from Leifsonia sp. 466MF and encodes:
- the pta gene encoding phosphate acetyltransferase — protein: MARSIYITSAEGHTGKSTVALGVLESLRHSVERVGVFRPIARSTDERDYVLELLLQRITADISYEDALGVTYDDVHADADAALAEIVQRFRAVEAQCDTVVILGSDYTDVGSPTELGYNARIAANLGAPVLLVLGGRIGQGFGERLGQADPRSPEELRQLAEIAVAELRTEHAGLLAVIANRADDGMLDEIVAAVGSVVGAAAVAAGSADRPPVWAIPEDPFLVAPSIRSIMEETGATLIAGEEALLTREALGVVVAGMSMNNVLPRLVDGAVVVVPGDRTEVLLAVLMANASGTFPSIAGIVLNGGFDLPEPIQRLLAGLRSPLPIVRTGLDTYDTVVRITHARGRLAADSQRKYDTALALFERHVDAGALLARLNVSRHDVVTPLMFEYDLIERARAAKKHIVLPEGEDDRILRAAHTLLARGVAQLTILGEPFEVRSRAIELGLDLSGAEVLSPFDDVMRLRFATEYARLRAHKGITIEQASDTITDTSYFGTMMVHLGLADGMVSGAAHTTAHTIRPAFEIIKTTPGVSVVSSVFLMALADRVLVYGDCAVVPDPTSEQLADIAISSARTAEQFGIEPRVAMLSYSTGDSGAGADVEKVRTATELVRERAPQLAVAGPIQYDAAADAAVGAAKMPGSEVAGRATVFIFPDLNTGNNTYKAVQRSAGAVAIGPVLQGLRKPINDLSRGATVDDIVNTVAITAIQAALS
- a CDS encoding DUF1254 domain-containing protein, with the translated sequence MTDQLTELSTEAYVVGFPLVFDLEQVVRFTEEGIGSVPPTPYNSFGHARELAGLDDTFVSINNDTVYSIAQVDLGVGPVRLSVPAAGDRYFVLQFVDAWTNNFAYIGTRATGGEGGEFLLLPPDDEAAPDTSGLPAIRFPTRVATIVGRWAVDGADDLPAVHALQDALTLTPLHQTLVPPQGVPSVDGGQGEALDFFEKLRVWSQAFPPALRDRPALESYAPLGLVSPYTIAEQPEGVRQALTAGYALGKDALESALRTSGTLTDHWAVNLHVFDYNLDFFELGAIDAPEWKLNDPRTRYAHRAAAALGGLWGNHAYEAAYIMTYEDADGEPLSGEHVYRLRLNPTPPVGAFWSLTMYDLPHYYLVANPIDRYSVGDRTRGLVYDDDGGLTITMSATRPTDEKAAANWLPAPTGRFRPILRLYLPGDEVLDGRYGIPAIERIG
- a CDS encoding TetR/AcrR family transcriptional regulator — encoded protein: MQYARLVAAGTGLRERKRAQTRRALHRAAVRLFVERGFDDVTVAEIADEANVALTTLFTYYPAGKVGLVFEQEEDRAAALVQAIRDRPAGTDPLSAIESFMESRVPFDDGDPRSRELLDLIFSTPQLRAYVRQKWTDCEDALVSELAAEWHEPDGASLRSLARFILESPDIAAREPAPEDALRLIFTNLRRGWR
- a CDS encoding amidohydrolase family protein translates to MNTTAIVGARIFDGEEVLPAASVVIEGTRIRSIGDDIPDGAYVVDGRGGTVIPGLIDSHVHTSLEGLELALTFGVTTELEMQGMFTRDRRSQVTDDDRVADVRSAGFGITPPGGHPSELMGGDGHDDDGDEAPWEADDADADQWADIVMPFATTPEEAVAFIPRLQATGSDYIKFMIDDGTVEGAPGLPLLDDATIAAGVEEAHRRGLLTVAHTLTVDATASAITGGIDGLVHLFMDRPHTSQIIDTIAASGAFVVPCVVLNASMMGISAAEFAEDPRVRSKLDDAWISTLQSSYNRYPQGDLDDVLASVRALHAAGVDILVGTDVSFPLPTLGGMAHGASVHHELQLLVRAGLTPTETLRAATAVPARRFGLDDRGRIRESLRADLVLVDGDPTTRIADTLNIRQVWRRGSALFADE
- a CDS encoding DUF445 domain-containing protein codes for the protein MAELYDPAAGCALPNFPRRAASDAHRALSPGVSSIHNVTATLPTDAERRLALRRMKALATSLLAVAAVVFAVAFALQDRYPWLGFVRAAAEGAMVGALADWFAVTALFRHPLGLRIPHTAIIPTRKDEIGATLGDFVETNFLSDEVVAGKLRGIDLAGAVADWLSEPQNSRRVVAESFRGMTGLAALLDDDRMREAIEAVVRTHVVAPEWGPPLGRLGERVLSSGGHHEAVDLLLDRLDEWLAANPEAFGPVVSRRLPSWLPSFVDRVIDERLHAEARRFVREMRDDPDHRLRRSLDDYLAQLTDRLQHDEATIERLEAAKGRAFDDPRIRELAASTWSAARTAALDALSEEDSDLRRRAEAFVADVARRVLADDDMRASLNTRLTDAALHLVTNYRSDISHVITETVQSWDAAETTDKIETQVGRDLQFIRINGTVVGALAGLAIYSVATGISALL
- a CDS encoding hemerythrin domain-containing protein, translated to MSATSLPSSGEPPLTGPKTCDASGMIEIHRLFRHSFAEAPGLVEGVADGDTAHADVVASQLDLLSVSLHGHHEGEDARLWPVIDERRPSCALHVERMKQQHAAMLVHLQELDRAVPAWRAAPSATTAAPVQAALTGINAALEEHLPDEEANIVPVMEYTLTKPEVEWFAKHGRASTPKGQTWNMLGAILAAQPDGGKEWLGKNLPAPVALAWRWVGSRKYARYRAALEGRVTPAA